One region of Miscanthus floridulus cultivar M001 chromosome 19, ASM1932011v1, whole genome shotgun sequence genomic DNA includes:
- the LOC136527774 gene encoding uncharacterized protein → MEKCRSVPHEHSSAYYGCGGGYGYEDVGGGPGQAGKSYSFNGPSGRDDPEAKRRRRVAAYNVFATPGRIKTTVRGSVKWLKSKFSDIRYGGL, encoded by the coding sequence aTGGAGAAGTGCAGGTCGGTGCCGCACGAGCACTCGTCGGCGTACTACGGCTGCGGCGGCGGGTACGGCTACGAGGACGTCGGCGGCGGGCCAGGGCAGGCGGGCAAGTCGTACAGCTTCAACGGGCCGAGCGGCCGCGACGACCCGGAGGCGAAGCGGCGGCGCCGGGTGGCGGCGTACAACGTGTTCGCCACTCCGGGCCGGATCAAGACCACCGTCCGCGGCAGCGTCAAGTGGCTCAAGTCCAAGTTCTCCGACATCCGCTACGGTGGCCTCTGA